A single genomic interval of Heliangelus exortis chromosome 20, bHelExo1.hap1, whole genome shotgun sequence harbors:
- the BPTF gene encoding nucleosome-remodeling factor subunit BPTF isoform X21: MTWPEVLRVYCESDKEYHHVLPYQETEDYPYGPVENKIKVLQFLVDQFLTTNIAREELMSEGVIQYDDHCRVCHKLGDLLCCETCSAVYHLECVKPPLEEVPEDEWQCEVCVAHKVPGVTDCVAEIQKNKPYIRHEPIGYDRHRRKYWFLNRRIIIEEDSESEKDKKIWYFSTKIQLAELIECLDKDYWEADLCKTLEEMREEIHRHMDVTEDLTNKARGNNKSFLSAANDEILDIIRARKGEIVEDKNTADDEAEKPKSDADNEQTDAERAKEESGDQDKIEETPTEQDEEKVKTEEATVIGDKSNSVASSTDDNNTNPSAGENSCSEGKNPVGCQSENPDSNNVAEKKVASELPQELSEETGEMIPSNSSIAPAAPQSDVENSNSSELGSGQNDSLKTPDDAENAERGSQTSEDTGEKSNGERSDSPGAGKGTPGSTRMLTRLRNPDSKLCQMKSQQVAAAAHEANKLYKEGREVLVVNSQGEVSRMNTKKEVVMKGNINNYFKLGQEGKYRVYHNQYATNSFALNKHQHREDHDKRRHLSHKFCLTPAGEFKWNGSVHGSRVLTISTLRLTIIQLENNIPASFLHPNWASHRSNWIKAVQMCSKPREFALALAILECAIKPVVMLPIWRESLGHTRLRRMTALEREEKEKVKKKERKQEEEETMQQATWVKYTFPVKHQVWKQKGEEYRVTGYGGWSWISKTHVHRFMPKLPGNTNANYRKLLPTKSEDEKCNLDKRKGQSKVKTEKDRTKDSHDLQAKDKADDSETLEKVQVKEEKSCEEKVEVDTVSENSDHAKDKAEKGIDGENDKVIKEEPMDVDDEKTEPSGKDEESHCKRDIINVSEGFHLRTCYKRKVKSSKLDGLLERRIKQFTLEEKQRLERMKLEASAKAGGIPSVSPQKNIDELQMRKVKEGSQFDMSSQDQSCISNKTQTEDAEQDCLPISSISCTKTSEPSLPLTDRLSKREGQLLGEDSPQSSEGESSIHNDSKESNPDPMTADGQEALEEPENSFVDGLKHTNTEWDDSETSKKTLKQKLPTARVSQHDQENLEPVVTESTCRKDTLGTLEKTDSEGNSEQQSKDPENNCMIKSHIEPSSSQESEMEEDIAPGKTENKSENKSIIPQKSVSKDLETFNTELTSETNLESQTQENMEKVEAEEDLLSSKLTEANGQKKAQDTSTVNKHLDQTNLNSVTDKKNNKDEETETNLEKSAFQINGKDSDNKLLSNDDCLGKDTCETKTGGDIEPKVNNINKSIPEHEIKPLTFKESSVKPFMNGDIMVEDTKDKNNVDPKSHLQSSPEFEAGEGLQPADEVPKYVQTAEEKQLSPERSAFVGTSTPAHGVCAENNLNSETESMETEVIEDKKAAPSPVTSCEESSLSSDFADQNGVQTYKVENINGENKIKTVITEVTTTTSTVSTESKTVFKVAETVASDEKTTVVSSTENCAISTVTTTTTVTKLSTPATDSNVDVISVQEHSKTVVTTTVTDSLTTPEGTLVTSMTVSKEYSTKDKVKLMKFARPKKTRSGTALPSYRKFVTKSSKKSIFVLPNDDLKKLARKGGIREVPYFNYNAKPALDIWPYPSPRPTFGITWRYRLQTVKSLAGVSLMLRLLWACLKWDDMAAKAPPGGGTTRTETSETEITTTEIIKRRDVGPYGIRSEYCIRKIICPIGVPEAPKETPTPQRKGLRSSALRPKRPETPKQTGPVIIESWVAEEELELWEIRAFAERVEKEKAQAVEQQAKVSEQKKAEEFKAQLEAQLKHQRLAAQQKRLEQQKQIPAAGVAPAVTTTSSTTTTVSTPQKVVVGPLPGPVPTGTKVVLTTKVGSPATVTFQQNKNFHQTFATWVKQGQSSTATSTAATSATTIASTGQTFQISGSPVTMAGKVITKLPLPANSKIVAVNVPSTQGGVVQVQQKVLGIIPSTTGASQTYTSFQPRTATVTIRPNTTGTLGTTSTSQVVQGTPLRPGMTVIRTPLQQSSLGKTIIRTPLVVQQGILPASQTQQVVTQIIRGQPVSTAVSSTSTASSSAGQKTVTSPGTPPQQMQPQTPSQPPRPQQGQVKLTMAQLTQLTQGQGGSQGLTVVIQGQGQTTGQLQLIPQGVTVIPGPGQQLMQAAMPNGTIQRFLFTPLPAAATTASTTTTTVSTSTSATGEQKQALQAQPASALPPAQPQSQPQVQPQGQNQNTQPVPPAQPQAPQPALQPEPQTQPEPQTPASVDSPVTPEAQSSKSPVQSPAQPQAQGQSPVQVQSQQQTGILPQGQSQVQPQQPAQVQTTTQQQIQMQPHAPIQIQAQLQQSQPQVQTSVSTLPTTQSLNQVPVQSPARPQLQLQQPPTKVITVPQLQQQVQVLSQLQSHVVAQIQAQQGSVPQQIKLQLPIQIQQTSPVQAHQIQNVVTVQAASVQEQLQRVQQLREQQQKKKQQQIEIKREHTLQASNQSDIIQKQVVMKQNAVIEHLKQKKTLTPAEREENQRMIVCNQVMKYILDKIDKEEKQAAKKRKREESVEQKRSKQNATKLSALLFKHKEQLKAEILKKRALLDKDLQIEVQEELRKDLAKIKKEKEKAQAAAAAAAAAAAAAPPPPPPPPPPPPPQQHAASITSTSSSSSSSSSSSSSTTLPMAVSSQKRKREEEKDSSASKSKKKKMISTTSKETKKDTKLYCICKTPYDESKFYIGCDLCTNWYHGECVGITEKEAKKMDVYICNDCKRAQEGSSEELYCICRTPYDESQFYIGCDRCQNWYHGRCVGILQSEADLIDEYVCPQCQSTEDAMTVLSPLTDKDYEGLRRVLRSLQAHKMAWPFLEPVDPNDAPDYYGVIKEPMDLATMEERILKRYYKKVTEFVADMTKIFDNCRYYNPSDSPFYQCAEVLESFFVQKLKGFKASRSHNNKLQSTAS, encoded by the exons ATGACGTGGCCAGAGGTTCTGCGGGTATATTGTGAGAGTGACAAGGAATACCATCATGTTCTTCCTTACCAAGAAACAGAGGACTATCCTTATGGACCAGTAGAGAATAAAATCAAAGTTCTGCAGTTTTTAGTGGATCAGTTTCTTACAACAAACATTGCACGTGAGGAGTTGATGTCAGAAGGTGTTATTCAGTATGATGATCATTGTAGGGTTTGTCACAAACTTGGGGATTTGCTTTGCTGTGAAACTTGCTCAGCTGTGTACCATCTGGAGTGTGTGAAGCCACCTCTAGAAGAGGTACCAGAAGATGAGTGGCAGTGTGAGGTCTGTGTTGCACATAAGGTGCCTGGAGTAACTGACTGTGTTGCTGAAatccaaaaaaataaaccatacATTCGACATGAACCTATTGGATACGACAGGCATAGACGAAAATACTGGTTCCTGAACAGAAGAATCATTAT agaggaagattcagaaagtgagaaagacaagaaaatctGGTACTTTAGCACAAAGATACAGCTGGCAGAGTTAATTGAATGCCTAGACAAAGATTACTGGGAAGCTGACCTATGCAAAACTCTGGAAGAAATGCGTGAAGAAATTCATCGGCACATGGATGTGACAGAAGACCTCACTAATAAAGCAAGGGGCAACAACAAGtctttcctttctgcagcaaaTG ATGAAATTTTGGACATTATCAgagcaagaaaaggagaaatagtGGAAGataaaaacacagcagatgATGAAGCAGAAAAGCCCAAAAGTGATGCTGATAATGAGCAGACAGATGCTGAGAGGGCCAAGGAAGAGTCTGGAGACCAAGATAAAATTGAGGAAACACCCACTGagcaagatgaagaaaaagtgaaaacagaag AGGCAACAGTCATTGGGGATAAAAGTAACTCTGTGGCATCAAGCACTGATGACAACAACACAAATCCTTCTGCAGGAGAGAATAGTTGCTCTGAAGGGAAGAACCCAGTGGGGTGTCAGTCAGAAAACCCTGATAGCAACAACGTGGCAGAGAAGAAGGTGGCATCTGAGCTCCCTCAGGAACTCTCAG AAGAAACTGGTGAGATGATCCCTAGCAACAGCAGCATTGCACCTGCTGCACCTCAGTCAGATGTtgaaaacagcaacagcagtgAGCTGGGCTCTGGGCAGAATGACTCCCTTAAGACACCTGATGATGCTGAAAATGCAGAGAGGGGATCCCAGACTTCAGAGGACACAG gaGAGAAATCTAATGGTGAAAGAAGTGATTCTCCAGGTGCAGGGAAGGGCACACCAGGTTCCACACGAATGCTGACAAGATTACGAAATCCAGATAGCAAGTTGTGCCAGATGAAAAGCCAGCAggttgctgctgcagcacatgaAGCAAATAAATTgtataaagaaggcagagag GTTCTGGTGGTCAACTCTCAAGGTGAAGTCTCTCGAAtgaacacaaagaaagaagTTGTGATGAAAGGAAATATCaacaattatttcaaattagGGCAAGAGGGGAAGTATCGTGTTTATCACAACCAATATGCCACAAATTCATTTGCCCTGAACAAACACCAGCACAGGGAAGACCATGACAAGAGACGACACCTCTCACATAAATTCTGTCTGACTCCTGCTGGAGAATTCAAATGGAATGGGTCTGTACATGGCTCCAGAGTTCTCACCATATCCACTTTGAGGCTGACTATTATTCAGCTGGAAAACAACATCCCAGCATCATTCCTCCACCCTAACTGGGCTTCCCACAG GTCTAACTGGATTAAGGCTGTTCAGATGTGCAGCAAACCCAGAGAATTTGCACTAGCTCTGGCTATTTTGGAATGTGCAATCAAACCAGTTGTCATGCTGCCCATCTGGAGGGAGTCGTTGGGGCACACtag ATTACGTAGAATGACAGCAttagaaagagaagaaaaggagaaagtgaaaaaaaaagagagaaaacaagaagaagaagaaacgATGCAGCAAGCTACATGGGTGAAATACACATTTCCTGTCAAACATCAA gtttggaagcagaaaggagaagaataTAGAGTAACAGGATATGGTGGCTGGAGCTGGATTAGTAAAACACATGTCCACCGGTTTATGCCCAAACTCCCTGGCAATACTAATGCAAATTACAGGAAGTTGCTACCAA CAAAGAGTGAAGATGAAAAATGCAACTTGGATAAACGAAAAGGTCAAAGTAAggtgaaaacagagaaagacagaaCAAAGGATTCTCATGATCTGCAAGCTAAAGACAAAGCAGATGATTCAGAAACCTTGGAGAAAGTGCAAGTGAAAGAAGAGAAGTCCTGTGAAGAAAAAGTAGAAGTTGATACAGTTTCTGAAAACTCAGATCATGCAAAAGACAAAG cagaaaaaggaatCGATGGTGAAAATGACAAAGTCATCAAGGAAGAACCTATGGATGTTGATGATGAGAAAACTGAACCCTCtggaaaagatgaggaaagTCACTGTAAGAGGGATATAATCAATGTCAGTGAGGGGTTTCATTTAAGGACTTGCTACAAAAGGAAAGTGAAATCATCCAAATTAGATGGACTGCTTGAGAGGAGAATAAAACAATTTacactggaagaaaagcaacGTCTGGAAAGGATGAAGCTTGAGGCTAGTGCTAAAGCAGGAGGCATTCCATCTGTAAGCCCCCAGAAGAACATAGATGAGCTACAGatgagaaaagtaaaagaaggCAGCCAGTTTGACATGTCTTCCCAAGATCAAAGCTGTATTTCAAATAAGACCCAAACTGAAGATGCAGAACAGGACTGTTTGCCCATCAGCAGCATCTCTTGTACCAAAACCAGTGAGCCCTCTTTGCCTTTGACAGACAGGTTGTCAAAAAGAGAAGGCCAGCTACTGGGTGAAGACTCACCTCAGTCCTCTGAAGGGGAAAGCTCCATTCACAATGATAGTAAAGAAAGCAACCCTGATCCTATGACTGCTGATGGACAAGAGGCTCTTGAAGAGCCTGAGAATTCATTTGTGGATGGCTTGAAACACACAAATACAGAATGGGATGATTCAGAAACGAgcaaaaaaactttaaaacaaaaactacCTACTGCCAGAGTATCTCAGCATGACCAAGAAAACTTAGAGCCAGTGGTAACTGAAAGCACCTGTAGAAAAGACACTCTGGGGACTCTTGAAAAAACAGATTCAGAAGGGAATTCTGAACAGCAGAGCAAAGATCCAGAAAACAACTGTATGATAAAAAGCCATATTGAACCATCATCCTCTCAAGAAAGTGAAATGGAGGAAGACATTGCtccaggaaaaactgaaaataaatctgaaaacaaGAGTATAATTCCCCAGAAGTCAGTTAGTAAAGATCTAGAAACATTTAACACAGAGCTAACATCTGAAACAAACCTTGAAAGTCAAACTCAGGAAAACATGGAGAAGGTAGAAGCTGAAGAGGATTTACTGAGCTCTAAACTGACTGAGGCCAATGGTCAAAAGAAAGCTCAGGACACCAGTACTGTAAACAAACACCTTGATCAGACAAATCTAAATAGTGTTACTGACAAAAAGAACAATAAGGATGAAGAAACTGAGACAAACTtagaaaaatcagcatttcaAATTAATGGAAAAGACAGTGACAATAAATTGTTATCAAATGATGACTGTTTAGGTAAGGATACCTGTGAAACTAAGACAGGGGGTGATATTGAACCCAAagttaataatattaataaatccATTCCAGAACATGAAATAAAACCATTGACTTTCAAGGAATCTTCAGTAAAGCCATTCATGAATGGTGACATCATGGTAGAGGAcacaaaggacaaaaataatgtGGACCCAAAGTCACATCTGCAGAGTTCACCTGAGTTTGAAGCAGGAGAGGGGCTTCAGCCAGCAGATGAGGTTCCCAAGTACGTGCagacagctgaagaaaaacagctttctCCTGAGAGATCTGCATTTGTTGGCACTTCCACACCTGCACATGGTGTCTGTgcagaaaataatctgaatagTGAAACAGAATCCATGGAAACTGAAGTAATTGAGGATAAGAAGGCTGCTCCATCACCTGTAACCTCATGTGAGGAATCTAGCTTGAGTAGTGACTTTGCTGATCAGAATGGTGTACAGACATATAAAGTGGAAAATATTAATggagaaaataagattaaaacTGTTATTACTGAAGTGACTACCACGACATCCACCGTGTCAACAGAATCCAAAACTGTGTTTAAAGTTGCAGAAACTGTAGCTTCTGATGAGAAAACAACAGTGGTGTCATCTACAGAAAATTGTGCCATATCCACTGTAACTACCACAACTACTGTAACCAAACTTAGCACTCCAGCTACAGACAGTAATGTTGATGTCATTTCTGTACAAGAGCACAGTAAAACAGTGGTTACAACAACAGTAACTGATTCCCTGACCACCCCAGAAGGCACATTGGTGACTTCCATGACTGTCAGCAAGGAGTATTCTACTAAAGACAAAGTGAAGTTGATGAAATTTGCAAGACCCAAAAAAACTCGTTCTGGAACTGCCTTGCCATCTTATAGAAAATTTGTCaccaaaagcagtaaaaaaagcatctttgttTTACCCAACGATGACTTAAAAAAGCTGGCCAGAAAAGGAGGGATCAGAGAAGTTCCTTATTTCAATTACAATGCAAAGCCTGCCTTGGATATCTGGCCATATCCATCCCCAAGGCCAACTTTTGGGATCACTTGGAG GTACCGACTACAAACAGTGAAATCATTGGCTGGAGTGAGCCTGATGTTGAGGTTGTTGTGGGCATGTCTCAAATGGGATGATATGGCAGCCAAAGCTCCCCCTGGGGGAGGAACTACACGTACAG AAACATCTGAAACTGAAATTACAACAACAGAAATAATCAAGAGAAGAGATGTTGGTCCCTATGGAATCCGGTCAGAGTACTgtataagaaaaattatttgtccCATTGGTGTACCAGAGGCTCCAAAAG AAACTCCAACACCCCAGAGGAAGGGACTACGATCAAGTGCACTAAGGCCAAAAAGGCCAGAAACACCCAAGCAAACGGGCCCTGTTATAATTGAGAGTTGGGTAGCAGAGGAGGAATTGGAACTGTGGGAGATCAGGGCATTTGCTGAAAG ggtggagaaggaaaaggcacAGGCAGTTGAACAACAGGCTAAGGTTAGTGAACAGAAGAAGGCAGAGGAATTCAAGGCCCAATTGGAGGCTCAACTAAAACACCAACGATTGGCTGCCCAGCAG AAACgtctggagcagcagaagcagatcCCTGCTGCAGGTGTGGCCCCTGCTGTCACTACAACCAGCAGCACTACAACTACTGTCTCAACACCACAGAAAGTTGTGGTAGGGCCTTTACCTGGCCCAGTCCCCACTGGAACCAAAGTAGTACTTACTACAAAAGTGGGTTCTCCAGCTACAGTAACATTCCAACAAAACAAGAATTTCCATCAGACTTTTGCTACTTGGGTTAAACAAGGCCAGTCTTCAACAG CCACTAGCACAGCTGCCACTTCAGCCACAACCATTGCCAGCACAGGGCAGACCTTCCAGATCTCAGGCAGTCCAGTAACGATGGCAGGGAAAGTGATAACTAAGCTGCCACTCCCTGCAAACAGCAAGATTGTTGCCGTCAATGTGCCATCAACTCAAGGAG GTGTTGTTCAAGTTCAGCAAAAGGTGTTGGGTATCATTCCATCAACTACAGGTGCAAGTCAAACATATACTTCATTCCAGCCAAGGACAGCAACAGTAACCATTAGGCCAAATACCACAGGGACATTAGGAACAACAAGCACTTCACAA GTAGTGCAAGGGACACCACTCCGTCCTGGGATGACAGTGATAAGGACACCACTCCAGCAGTCATCCCTTGGGAAAACCATCATCAGAACACCTCTAGTGGTGCAACAAGGTATTCTTCCAGCCA GTCAGACACAGCAAGTGGTGACTCAAATAATCAGGGGTCAGCCTGTCTCCACAGCAGTTTCTAGTACCAGcacagcctcttccagtgctggACAGAAGACTGTCACAAGTCCTGGAACACCTCCTCAGCAAATGCAGCCACAAACCCCATCACAGCCCCCTCGCCCACAGCAGGGGCAAGTGAAACTGACTATGGCCCAACTCACACAACTAACACAAGGACAG ggtggCAGCCAAGGATTAACTGTGGTAATTCAGGGACAAGGTCAAACTACTGGTCAATTACAATTAATTCCTCAGGGTGTGACTGTAATACCTGGTCCAGGACAACAGCTTATGCAAGCAGCAATGCCAAATGGTACAATTCAGAGATTTCTTTTCACCCCACTACCAGCAGCTGCTACTACAGCTAGCACAACTACAACAACAGTTTCCACTTCAACCTCGG CTACAGGGGAACAGAAGCAGGCTCTACAGGCACAGCCAGCATCAGCACtgcccccagctcagcctcagAGCCAGCCCCAGGTCCAGCCTCAGGGGCAGAATCAGAACACGCAGCCtgtgcccccagcccagccccaggcaccCCAGCCAGCACTTCAGCCTGAACCTCAGACCCAGCCTGAACCTCAGACTCCAGCATCTGTTGACTCTCCAGTCACACCTGAAGCACAATCATCTAAATCTCCAGTTCAgtctccagcacagccccaggctcAAGGGCAATCTCCAGTCCAAgtccagagccagcagcagacTGGAATCCTTCCACAAGGCCAGTCCCAAGTCCAGCCTCAGCAACCAGCTCAGGTGCAGACTACAACCCAACAACAGATTCAGATGCAGCCCCATGCTCCCATACAAATTCAAGCTCAGCTGCAGCAATCACAACCTCAGGTTCAGACTTCTGTCTCCACCCTTCCAACTACTCAAAGTTTAAATCAGGTTCCTGTGCAATCCCCAGCTCGTCCTCAGCTGCAACTTCAGCAGCCTCCAACAAAAGTTATTACAGTGCCTCAGCTTCAGCAACAAGTCCAAGTTCTCTCTCAGCTTCAGTCACATGTTGTGGCTCAGATACAAGCCCAACAAGGCAGTGTGCCCCAGCAGATCAAGCTTCAGTTACCTATTCAGATTCAACAAACTAGCCCAGTACAGGCTCACCAGATTCAGAATGTGGTAACAGTTCAAGCAGCTAGTGttcaggagcagctgcagagagttcagcagctcagggagcagcaacagaagaaaaaacagcaacagaTAGAAATTAAACGTGAGCACACCCTTCAGGCTTCTAATCAAAGTGACATTATCCAGAAACAG GTGGTTATGAAACAGAATGCTGTCATAGAGCACTTGAAACAGAAGAAGACATTGACTCcagctgaaagggaagaaaatcagaG aatgATTGTGTGCAACCAAGTGATGAAGTATATTCTGGATAAGatagacaaagaagaaaaacaggcagCTAAGAAACGAAAGCGAGAGGAGAGTGTGGAACAGAAGAGGAGTAAACAGAATGCTACTAagctctcagctctgcttttcaagcATAAAGAAcagctgaaagctgaaatactgaaaaaaagagcactTCTGGACAAAGATCTACAAATTGAAGTGCAG GAGGAGCTAAGGAAAGACTTGGctaaaattaagaaagaaaaagaaaaagcccaggcagctgctgctgcagccgCAGCCGCTGCAGCCGCCGCGCCaccgccaccaccaccacctcctccaccaccaccaccccagcagcacgcagccagcatcacctccacctcttcatcctcctcctcttcctcctcctcctcctcttccaccaCCCTCCCCATGGCTGTGTCCTC